From the genome of Candidatus Goldiibacteriota bacterium, one region includes:
- a CDS encoding phosphoglycerate dehydrogenase: protein MQKIFISDKLSDDALKLLEAEKSVEYTMKPGLTEDELAEELKNYDALIIRSGTTVTPKVLSKTTRLKIIGRAGVGVDNVDIQTASQKGIIVMNTPDANTLSTCEQTIALIMATARNTPQAYASLKAKKWDRSKLTGIELYGKTLGVVGLGRIGAEVAKRMASFGMKIIGYDPFVTKEKAEAMGIEVMEVAELFKQADIITIHVPKTKDTKDLIGKAQIDTMKKNVILINCARGGIINEQALYEALKSGRIQKAALDVFDKEPPFDSPLLELDNIVLTPHLGASTVEAQEKVGTGIIDQVLEALKGGMVRNAVNIPAIDPELLKEMQPYLTLNEKLGSFVAQIVEGNIKSMTVEYSGSVTGYDLKILTIAAIKGILMPAASEGVNYVNANILAKARGIEVIQKTTDIKSDFPNMISVTIETDKEKRKVYGVLSVNKEARIVKVDNFEMEITPEKNMLIYKNVDKPGIIGRVGTILGEKGVNIASFDVGRCREDKVAMGIITVDSDVPKDVVESIKNVADILEIKSVVL from the coding sequence ATGCAGAAAATATTTATCAGCGATAAATTAAGTGATGACGCTTTAAAGCTGCTTGAGGCCGAAAAAAGCGTTGAATACACCATGAAGCCTGGGCTTACCGAAGATGAACTTGCGGAAGAACTTAAAAATTATGACGCGCTTATTATAAGAAGCGGAACAACGGTTACACCCAAAGTGCTTTCCAAGACCACAAGGCTGAAAATTATCGGACGCGCCGGAGTGGGCGTTGATAATGTTGATATTCAGACCGCAAGCCAGAAGGGTATTATTGTAATGAACACGCCGGACGCAAACACGCTTTCCACCTGCGAGCAGACAATAGCCCTTATTATGGCTACCGCAAGAAATACGCCGCAGGCATATGCGTCGCTTAAGGCAAAAAAATGGGACCGCAGCAAACTTACAGGAATTGAATTATACGGAAAGACCCTTGGCGTTGTGGGCCTTGGCAGGATAGGCGCGGAAGTGGCAAAAAGAATGGCTTCTTTTGGAATGAAAATAATAGGGTATGACCCGTTTGTCACAAAAGAAAAAGCGGAAGCTATGGGAATTGAAGTGATGGAAGTGGCGGAACTTTTTAAACAGGCGGATATTATCACCATACATGTCCCTAAAACAAAAGACACAAAGGACCTGATAGGAAAGGCACAGATAGATACAATGAAAAAAAATGTAATCCTTATCAACTGCGCGCGCGGCGGCATCATTAACGAGCAGGCACTGTATGAAGCTTTAAAATCCGGCAGAATTCAGAAAGCCGCCCTTGACGTGTTTGATAAAGAACCTCCTTTTGACAGCCCGCTTCTGGAACTTGACAACATAGTGCTTACCCCTCATCTTGGCGCGTCCACCGTTGAGGCGCAGGAAAAAGTGGGAACAGGTATTATTGACCAGGTGCTTGAAGCGCTGAAAGGCGGCATGGTAAGAAACGCGGTTAATATTCCCGCCATTGACCCGGAACTGTTAAAAGAAATGCAGCCTTACCTGACCCTGAATGAAAAACTTGGAAGTTTTGTGGCGCAGATAGTGGAAGGCAATATTAAGAGCATGACGGTGGAATACAGCGGAAGTGTCACCGGATATGACCTTAAGATACTGACCATAGCGGCAATTAAGGGAATTCTTATGCCTGCGGCAAGTGAAGGTGTAAATTACGTTAATGCCAATATCCTTGCCAAAGCAAGGGGCATTGAAGTAATACAGAAGACCACTGACATAAAGAGCGATTTCCCGAACATGATAAGCGTGACAATAGAGACTGATAAAGAAAAGAGAAAAGTATACGGTGTATTGTCCGTAAACAAAGAAGCCAGGATAGTAAAAGTGGATAACTTTGAAATGGAAATCACGCCGGAAAAGAACATGTTAATTTACAAAAACGTGGACAAACCCGGTATTATCGGGCGTGTAGGAACCATTCTTGGCGAAAAAGGCGTAAACATAGCGTCGTTTGACGTGGGCCGCTGCAGGGAAGATAAAGTGGCAATGGGCATAATCACCGTTGACAGCGATGTCCCAAAAGATGTTGTGGAGAGCATAAAAAACGTGGCAGATATACTGGAGATAAAATCAGTAGTTTTATAA
- a CDS encoding alanine--glyoxylate aminotransferase family protein, translating into MRKKYIMAPGPTEVPAEVLVEAAKPVIHHRTPQYRKILTEVVDGMKYVLGTENNVYVIGASGTGAMEMAVANTVNAGDKIIVASIGVFGDRWDAIAKVYGANIVKIAAEWGTAVKPAELKKALDENPDAVAVFTTLNETSTGVYNDIEAFGKLTANHKAILVVDGISGIGAQPFYMDKWNVDIIAVGSQKGLMIPPGLAYVAASKKAWAVIENCKSPKFYFDMKKYEKAATKEKMPDTPFTSAVSLVCQQAAALKLIKEEGIEKVWERHEKLSKAVREGIKALGLELFAKENPAVVLCSVVVPEGIDGKALMKKIRDEYGISMAGGQGKMEGKLLRIGTLGYTDRFDAVMGVAAAEMALKDMGAKIEIGKGVKRTMEVLMEEKY; encoded by the coding sequence ATGAGAAAAAAGTACATTATGGCACCGGGACCCACTGAAGTTCCGGCAGAAGTCCTTGTAGAAGCGGCAAAACCGGTAATTCACCACAGAACCCCGCAGTACCGTAAAATCTTAACAGAAGTTGTAGACGGAATGAAATATGTTCTGGGTACAGAGAATAATGTGTACGTCATCGGCGCAAGCGGAACAGGCGCAATGGAAATGGCTGTTGCCAATACAGTAAACGCGGGGGATAAAATCATAGTTGCGTCAATCGGCGTATTTGGCGACAGGTGGGATGCAATTGCAAAAGTATACGGAGCCAACATAGTTAAGATAGCCGCTGAATGGGGAACCGCAGTAAAACCCGCGGAACTTAAAAAAGCGCTTGATGAAAATCCGGACGCGGTTGCGGTGTTTACCACCCTTAATGAAACATCCACAGGCGTTTATAATGATATTGAAGCTTTTGGAAAATTGACAGCAAACCACAAGGCAATTCTTGTAGTGGACGGAATAAGCGGAATAGGCGCCCAGCCATTCTATATGGATAAGTGGAACGTGGATATAATAGCCGTGGGTTCGCAGAAAGGGCTTATGATACCTCCGGGCCTTGCTTATGTGGCCGCAAGCAAAAAAGCGTGGGCTGTAATTGAAAACTGCAAATCGCCTAAATTCTATTTTGACATGAAAAAATATGAAAAAGCAGCGACAAAAGAGAAAATGCCTGACACCCCTTTCACGTCGGCTGTGTCTCTGGTATGCCAGCAGGCAGCCGCGCTTAAACTTATTAAGGAAGAAGGAATTGAAAAAGTATGGGAACGCCATGAAAAACTTTCAAAAGCAGTGCGTGAAGGCATTAAAGCCCTTGGCCTTGAACTGTTTGCGAAAGAAAATCCCGCTGTTGTACTTTGCTCGGTAGTTGTGCCTGAAGGCATTGACGGCAAGGCGCTTATGAAAAAAATCCGCGATGAATACGGAATTTCCATGGCAGGCGGACAGGGAAAGATGGAAGGCAAGTTATTAAGGATAGGCACGCTTGGATACACTGACAGGTTTGACGCGGTAATGGGCGTTGCGGCGGCAGAGATGGCGCTTAAAGACATGGGCGCTAAAATAGAAATAGGAAAAGGCGTTAAAAGGACAATGGAAGTACTTATGGAAGAAAAATATTAA
- a CDS encoding methyltransferase domain-containing protein: MDKEMLEIYTGLERYGPGDDETTKRAFNLCELPENPLILDVGCGSGASALCLAGIKKCRITAVDNYDKFLNELKVRAEQKGLSESISIINADMAALDFTKESFDLVWSEGAIYNMGFENGLKAFSRFLKIGGYMAVTELTWMKNRIPEELKKFWDKEYPQMTTMLDNAEKIKKCGLQLKGMFELGRKAWDNYYNPLESRVKEYIKEKAGNDKALKAAALVQEEIDIYRNYGGYYDYVFYVMKK, translated from the coding sequence ATGGACAAGGAAATGCTGGAAATATATACCGGCCTTGAAAGGTACGGCCCCGGCGATGATGAAACCACAAAACGGGCTTTTAATCTGTGTGAACTTCCTGAAAACCCGTTAATTCTTGATGTTGGCTGCGGAAGCGGCGCTTCCGCGCTGTGTTTAGCCGGTATAAAGAAATGCAGGATAACCGCTGTAGATAACTATGATAAATTTTTAAATGAGTTAAAAGTCCGGGCGGAACAAAAGGGTTTATCTGAAAGTATTTCCATTATAAACGCGGACATGGCAGCGCTTGATTTTACAAAAGAAAGTTTTGACCTGGTGTGGAGCGAAGGCGCAATATATAATATGGGTTTTGAAAACGGGCTTAAGGCGTTCAGCCGATTTTTAAAAATAGGCGGTTATATGGCGGTAACCGAACTCACGTGGATGAAAAACCGGATACCGGAAGAATTAAAAAAATTCTGGGATAAAGAATACCCGCAAATGACCACAATGCTTGATAACGCCGAGAAAATAAAAAAATGCGGGTTACAGCTTAAAGGTATGTTTGAACTTGGCAGAAAAGCCTGGGATAATTATTACAACCCGCTTGAAAGCAGGGTAAAAGAATATATAAAAGAAAAAGCGGGCAATGATAAAGCGCTTAAAGCCGCCGCATTGGTACAGGAAGAAATTGACATATACAGGAATTATGGCGGTTATTACGATTATGTCTTTTATGTCATGAAAAAATAG
- a CDS encoding diacylglycerol kinase family protein — MFELINKLIKSTMYGLRGLWYGFYTKRNIITTLVILFIYIFTIWYFDVDVIRAVIILFSCLVIIVAEVLNTAIEKVIDVMSPKYNRGLGLAKDISAGAVVVASLAALTVSVILLWKPVLTKIAELLNKGIM, encoded by the coding sequence ATGTTTGAACTGATAAACAAATTAATTAAAAGCACAATGTACGGGCTGCGGGGGCTTTGGTACGGGTTTTATACAAAGAGGAATATTATCACAACGCTTGTAATTCTGTTTATTTATATTTTTACAATATGGTATTTTGATGTGGATGTTATAAGGGCGGTAATAATACTTTTTTCCTGCCTTGTCATAATAGTGGCGGAGGTTTTAAACACCGCGATAGAAAAGGTTATTGATGTAATGTCGCCAAAATACAACAGGGGGCTTGGGCTGGCAAAAGACATCTCTGCCGGTGCTGTGGTCGTGGCTTCTCTTGCGGCGCTGACGGTATCGGTGATTTTATTATGGAAACCGGTATTGACAAAGATAGCAGAGCTTTTGAATAAGGGTATTATGTAA